The Humulus lupulus chromosome 3, drHumLupu1.1, whole genome shotgun sequence genome window below encodes:
- the LOC133823584 gene encoding uncharacterized protein LOC133823584 isoform X1, whose translation MADPANTPLGQMLLDEITPVVMVLGTPLVEEACLKNGVNFVQMLSPFCSFNNIDVPVRTASDQSYRLQKFKLRLFYASDIGQPNLEVARERLKQVITQAGEKDLSELSSDHPLINNEHSRSAVENLPSWFQVFNKELVRSASFSDHEAFDHPVACLLVVSSKDEQPINKFVDLFNTNKLPSLLNDGAMDPKILKHYLLVHDNQDGTSEKAARILTEMRSTFGSDCQLLCINSSECGVVEHQDNPWGLYKSDASPGQKLGCFLDVDDLNEMKDIMQDLSTKHIIPYMEQKIRLLNQQVSATRKGFKNQIKNLWWRKGKDEVVESSNGSTYTFSSIESQIRVLGDYAFMLRDYELALSNYRLISMDYKLDKAWKRYAGVQEMTGLTYFMLDQSRKEAEYCMENAFNTYLKIGPSGQQNATRCGLWWVEMLKTRDQFKEAATVYFRVCGEEPLHSAVMLEQASYCYLLSKPPMSHKYGFHLVLSGERYKKSDQIKHAIRTYKNAISVYKETTWSHIKDHVHFNIGQWYANLGNYDLAASHVLEVLACSHQSKATQDIFLKHFLQIVQKTGKTIEVSKLRLPEINVSSLKVIFEDHRTYASPTAASVNESIWRSLEEDLVPSLTTVRTNWLEIHSKILPKKLKDSNVCVAGEAVRVDIELKNPLQIPITVSSVSLMCELSTSSDETTSDANSPAQEVQNNDESIEITSRETSRNDSSFSLSKVNFSLEGGKTIMVQLTVTPTVEGILHIVGIRWNLSGAVVGFHNFESYPIKKKSSKGRRRSASRSSDDSLKFVVIKSLPKLEGVIRPLPTSVYAGDVQQLVLELRNQSESAVKNLKMKVSHPRFLNIGSQESLDVEFPACLEMKTNSGQSSIQPNPGNTSQPVFLFPEDTIIKGETPLLWPLWFRAAVPGNISLYITIYYEIEDTSSTMRYRTLAMHHNLQVLPSLDIAFQVSPCPSKLQEFLVRMDIINKTSADSFQVHQLSSVGENWAISLLQPAHTEFPSQCLMAGQSLSCFFMLKDQRKTVTSEDKTSSVSIPLGNVVGLGPQGSAGLLFDTSSSPLADFHNCERMHQEISHQSHSTVDFILISQLLKGDPHSGIPDPSHLFSHHSCHCSIASRSPISWHVDGPRTLYHNFSASFCEIKLSMTIYNSSNSIASVRISNHDSSGNSNESTSATTYENQVGWHDVSLVTDIKVTSDVLATQSGKPPSLESVSPYIWSAASSTRVRIEPMSTIDIPLQISVFSSGTYDISNYELHWNLLLPNGEKNVDSSGTCQGYPYYLTVLQSA comes from the exons ATGGCGGATCCGGCGAACACGCCACTTGGCCAAATGCTATTGGACGAGATCACTCCGGTTGTGATGGTGCTCGGCACACCGCTCGTCGAAGAAGCTTGTCTCAAGAATGGCGTCAACTTCGTTCAAATGCTCAGCCCCTTTTGCAGCTTCAACAACATCGACG TACCAGTACGGACAGCTAGTGATCAATCTTACAGGCTTCAGAAATTCAAGTTACGATTGTTTTATGCTTCGGATATTGGGCAACCAAATTTGGAG GTAGCAAGAGAGCGGTTGAAACAGGTCATTACGCAGGCTGGGGAAAAAGATCTATCTGAATTGAGTTCAGATCATCCTCTAATAAATAATGAACATTCTC GCTCTGCTGTTGAAAATCTACCGTCATGGTTTCAGGTCTTCAATAAAGAGCTTGTGCGAAGTGCATCTTTTTCAGATCATGAAGCTTTTGACCATCCTGTGGCAT GTCTTTTGGTTGTTTCTTCAAAGGATGAACAGCCTATCAACAAGTTTGTTGATCTCTTCAACACCAACAAACTGCCATCTCTTCTTAATGATGGTGCAATGGACCCGAAGATTTTAAAGCATTATTTATTGGTTCATGATAATCAAGACGGCACTTCTGAGAA AGCAGCTAGGATTTTAACTGAGATGAGGAGCACCTTTGGTTCTGACTGTCAATTACTTTGCATAAATTCCTCTGAATGTGGTGTGGTTGAACATCAGGATAATCCTTGGGGGCTTTAT AAATCTGATGCATCCCCTGGTCAGAAACTCGGTTGCTTCCTTGATGTTGATGATCTTAATGAG ATGAAAGATATCATGCAAGATTTGTCAACAAAACACATCATTCCTTACATGGAGCAGAAGATACGTCTACTCAATCAACAG GTTTCTGCAACAAGGAAGGGATTTAAAAACCAAATTAAAAACTTGTGGTGGAGAAAAGGCAAAGATGAAGTTGTAGAATCGTCCAATGGTTCGAC GTACACCTTCAGTTCCATTGAATCTCAGATTAGAGTATTGGGTGATTATGCCTTCATGCTGAGAGATTATGAACTTGCATTGTCAAACTATCGTTTAATTTCAATggattacaagcttgataaagcgTGGAAGCGCTACGCTGGTGTGCAG GAAATGACGGGGCTTACATACTTCATGCTAGATCAATCGAGAAAGGAGGCAGAGTATTGCATGGAAAATGCGTTTAATACTTATTTA AAAATTGGGCCATCTGGTCAGCAAAACGCAACACGGTGTGGTCTTTGGTGGGTAGAAATGCTGAAGACAAGAGATCAGTTTAAAGAGGCTGCCACGGTTTACTTTCGTGTTTGTGGTGAG GAACCACTACATTCTGCTGTAATGCTTGAGCAAGCATCTTATTGCTACTTGTTGTCCAAGCCACCGATGTCGCACAAATATGGATTTCATCTTGTTCTTTCCGGCGAGCGTTACAAAAAAAGTGATCAG ATTAAACATGCAATACGTACATATAAAAATGCCATTTCAGTTTACAAAGAAACTACATGGAGCCATATTAAGGACCATGTGCATTTCAATATTGGACA ATGGTATGCGAATCTTGGGAATTATGACTTGGCTGCCTCTCATGTATTGGAGGTTCTGGCCTGTAGTCATCAGTCCAAGGCAACACAGGACATATTTCTTAAGCACTTTCTTCAAATTGTTCAG AAAACAGGAAAGACGATTGAAGTTTCGAAACTTCGATTGCCTGAGATTAACGTCTCatcccttaaggtcatttttgaaGATCATCGAACATATGCATCACCTACAGCA GCCAGTGTTAATGAAAGCATATGGCGTTCATTAGAAGAGGACTTGGTTCCATCACTGACTACTGTCAGGACTAATTGGCTAGAGATACACTCAAAGATTCTCCCCAAAAAGCTTAAAGATTCAAATGTTTGTGTTGCTGGAG AAGCAGTGAGGGTTGATATTGAATTAAAAAATCCTTTGCAAATTCCCATAACTGTATCTAGTGTATCCCTGATGTGTGAGCTTTCCACAAGTTCAGATGAGACAACATCTG ATGCTAATAGCCCAGCACAGGAGGTTCAGAACAATGATGAATCTATTGAGATAACCAGCAG GGAAACAAGTCGAAATGATTCCTCCTTTTCTTTGTCAAAGGTTAACTTTTCATTAGAAGGAGGTAAAACAATCATG GTGCAACTAACGGTTACTCCAACAGTAGAAGGGATTTTACACATTGTTGGCATAAGGTGGAATCTGTCAGGTGCTGTTGTTGGTTTTCATAATTTTGAGTCATATCCTATCAAGAAAAAAAGTTCAAAGGGAAGAAGACGGAGTGCTAGCCGTTCTTCTGATGACAGCCTGAAGTTTGTGGTGATCAAG AGTCTACCAAAACTTGAGGGCGTCATTCGGCCATTACCCACAAGTGTGTATGCAGGAGATGTACAACAACTTGTACTGGAGTTGAGAAATCAATCAGAATCTGCTGTTAAA AACTTGAAGATGAAGGTCAGTCATCCAAGATTTCTGAATATTGGGAGTCAGGAAAGTTTGGATGTGGAATTTCCTGCTTGCTTGGAAATGAAGACAAATTCTGGACAAAGTTCTATACAACCTAATCCTGGTAACACGTCTCAACCTGTGTTTCTGTTTCCAGAG GACACAATTATCAAAGGGGAAACACCATTATTGTGGCCTCTTTGGTTTCGGGCTGCTGTTCCTGGAAATATTTCCTTATACATAACCATATACTATGAGATAGAAGATACATCAAGCACTATGAGATACCGCACCCTTGCCATGCATCATAATTTGCAG GTATTGCCATCCTTAGACATCGCATTCCAAGTCAGTCCTTGCCCGTCAAAATTGCAAGAGTTCCTTGTGCGGATGGACATTATCAACAAAACCAGTGCAGACAGTTTTCAGGTCCATCAGTTATCGTCTGTTGGAGAAAACTGGGCAATCTCCCTGCTTCAGCCTGCTCATACTGAATTTCCTTCACAATGTCTAATGGCCGGTCAATCATTGTCTTGTTTTTTCATGCTTAAG GATCAGAGGAAAACAGTGACTTCAGAGGACAAGACATCTTCTGTTTCCATTCCTCTTGGAAATGTTGTCGGATTGGGTCCTCAGGGTAGCGCTGGACTACTTTTTGATACATCAAGCTCTCCACTGGCTGATTTCCACAATTGTGAAAGAATGCACCAGGAAATTTCACATCAG AGCCACTCAACAGTTGACTTCATATTGATCTCTCAGCTGCTAAAGGGCGATCCTCATTCTGGAATTCCGGATCCATCGCATCTTTTTTCTCACCATTCATGTCATTGCAG TATTGCAAGCAGAAGCCCTATATCGTGGCACGTAGATGGGCCTCGAACATTATATCACAACTTCTCTGCATCCTTTTGTGAAATTAAACTAAGTATGACAATATACAACTCATCCAACTCCATTGCATCTGTGCGCATAAGCAATCACGACTCCAGTGGCAATTCAAATGAATCAACATCAGCTACAACTTATGAAAATCAAGTAGGTTGGCACGATGTCTCACTAGTTACTGACATAAAAGTCACATCTGATGTCCTTGCAACTCAATCTGGAAAACCACCATCTCTTGAATCTGTTTCTCCATACATATGGTCTGCTGCAAGTTCAACTAGAGTCCGTATCGAGCCCATGTCAACGATCGATATTCCCCTTCAGATTTCTGTATTTTCATCGGGGACATATGATATTTCAAACTATGAGTTGCATTGGAATCTTCTACTGCCCAATGGTGAAAAAAATGTTGATTCTTCAGGTACATGCCAGGGGTATCCCTATTATCTCACCGTGCTCCAATCTGCTTGA
- the LOC133823584 gene encoding uncharacterized protein LOC133823584 isoform X2, translating into MADPANTPLGQMLLDEITPVVMVLGTPLVEEACLKNGVNFVQMLSPFCSFNNIDVPVRTASDQSYRLQKFKLRLFYASDIGQPNLEVARERLKQVITQAGEKDLSELSSDHPLINNEHSRSAVENLPSWFQVFNKELVRSASFSDHEAFDHPVACLLVVSSKDEQPINKFVDLFNTNKLPSLLNDGAMDPKILKHYLLVHDNQDGTSEKAARILTEMRSTFGSDCQLLCINSSECGVVEHQDNPWGLYKSDASPGQKLGCFLDVDDLNEMKDIMQDLSTKHIIPYMEQKIRLLNQQVSATRKGFKNQIKNLWWRKGKDEVVESSNGSTSIESQIRVLGDYAFMLRDYELALSNYRLISMDYKLDKAWKRYAGVQEMTGLTYFMLDQSRKEAEYCMENAFNTYLKIGPSGQQNATRCGLWWVEMLKTRDQFKEAATVYFRVCGEEPLHSAVMLEQASYCYLLSKPPMSHKYGFHLVLSGERYKKSDQIKHAIRTYKNAISVYKETTWSHIKDHVHFNIGQWYANLGNYDLAASHVLEVLACSHQSKATQDIFLKHFLQIVQKTGKTIEVSKLRLPEINVSSLKVIFEDHRTYASPTAASVNESIWRSLEEDLVPSLTTVRTNWLEIHSKILPKKLKDSNVCVAGEAVRVDIELKNPLQIPITVSSVSLMCELSTSSDETTSDANSPAQEVQNNDESIEITSRETSRNDSSFSLSKVNFSLEGGKTIMVQLTVTPTVEGILHIVGIRWNLSGAVVGFHNFESYPIKKKSSKGRRRSASRSSDDSLKFVVIKSLPKLEGVIRPLPTSVYAGDVQQLVLELRNQSESAVKNLKMKVSHPRFLNIGSQESLDVEFPACLEMKTNSGQSSIQPNPGNTSQPVFLFPEDTIIKGETPLLWPLWFRAAVPGNISLYITIYYEIEDTSSTMRYRTLAMHHNLQVLPSLDIAFQVSPCPSKLQEFLVRMDIINKTSADSFQVHQLSSVGENWAISLLQPAHTEFPSQCLMAGQSLSCFFMLKDQRKTVTSEDKTSSVSIPLGNVVGLGPQGSAGLLFDTSSSPLADFHNCERMHQEISHQSHSTVDFILISQLLKGDPHSGIPDPSHLFSHHSCHCSIASRSPISWHVDGPRTLYHNFSASFCEIKLSMTIYNSSNSIASVRISNHDSSGNSNESTSATTYENQVGWHDVSLVTDIKVTSDVLATQSGKPPSLESVSPYIWSAASSTRVRIEPMSTIDIPLQISVFSSGTYDISNYELHWNLLLPNGEKNVDSSGTCQGYPYYLTVLQSA; encoded by the exons ATGGCGGATCCGGCGAACACGCCACTTGGCCAAATGCTATTGGACGAGATCACTCCGGTTGTGATGGTGCTCGGCACACCGCTCGTCGAAGAAGCTTGTCTCAAGAATGGCGTCAACTTCGTTCAAATGCTCAGCCCCTTTTGCAGCTTCAACAACATCGACG TACCAGTACGGACAGCTAGTGATCAATCTTACAGGCTTCAGAAATTCAAGTTACGATTGTTTTATGCTTCGGATATTGGGCAACCAAATTTGGAG GTAGCAAGAGAGCGGTTGAAACAGGTCATTACGCAGGCTGGGGAAAAAGATCTATCTGAATTGAGTTCAGATCATCCTCTAATAAATAATGAACATTCTC GCTCTGCTGTTGAAAATCTACCGTCATGGTTTCAGGTCTTCAATAAAGAGCTTGTGCGAAGTGCATCTTTTTCAGATCATGAAGCTTTTGACCATCCTGTGGCAT GTCTTTTGGTTGTTTCTTCAAAGGATGAACAGCCTATCAACAAGTTTGTTGATCTCTTCAACACCAACAAACTGCCATCTCTTCTTAATGATGGTGCAATGGACCCGAAGATTTTAAAGCATTATTTATTGGTTCATGATAATCAAGACGGCACTTCTGAGAA AGCAGCTAGGATTTTAACTGAGATGAGGAGCACCTTTGGTTCTGACTGTCAATTACTTTGCATAAATTCCTCTGAATGTGGTGTGGTTGAACATCAGGATAATCCTTGGGGGCTTTAT AAATCTGATGCATCCCCTGGTCAGAAACTCGGTTGCTTCCTTGATGTTGATGATCTTAATGAG ATGAAAGATATCATGCAAGATTTGTCAACAAAACACATCATTCCTTACATGGAGCAGAAGATACGTCTACTCAATCAACAG GTTTCTGCAACAAGGAAGGGATTTAAAAACCAAATTAAAAACTTGTGGTGGAGAAAAGGCAAAGATGAAGTTGTAGAATCGTCCAATGGTTCGAC TTCCATTGAATCTCAGATTAGAGTATTGGGTGATTATGCCTTCATGCTGAGAGATTATGAACTTGCATTGTCAAACTATCGTTTAATTTCAATggattacaagcttgataaagcgTGGAAGCGCTACGCTGGTGTGCAG GAAATGACGGGGCTTACATACTTCATGCTAGATCAATCGAGAAAGGAGGCAGAGTATTGCATGGAAAATGCGTTTAATACTTATTTA AAAATTGGGCCATCTGGTCAGCAAAACGCAACACGGTGTGGTCTTTGGTGGGTAGAAATGCTGAAGACAAGAGATCAGTTTAAAGAGGCTGCCACGGTTTACTTTCGTGTTTGTGGTGAG GAACCACTACATTCTGCTGTAATGCTTGAGCAAGCATCTTATTGCTACTTGTTGTCCAAGCCACCGATGTCGCACAAATATGGATTTCATCTTGTTCTTTCCGGCGAGCGTTACAAAAAAAGTGATCAG ATTAAACATGCAATACGTACATATAAAAATGCCATTTCAGTTTACAAAGAAACTACATGGAGCCATATTAAGGACCATGTGCATTTCAATATTGGACA ATGGTATGCGAATCTTGGGAATTATGACTTGGCTGCCTCTCATGTATTGGAGGTTCTGGCCTGTAGTCATCAGTCCAAGGCAACACAGGACATATTTCTTAAGCACTTTCTTCAAATTGTTCAG AAAACAGGAAAGACGATTGAAGTTTCGAAACTTCGATTGCCTGAGATTAACGTCTCatcccttaaggtcatttttgaaGATCATCGAACATATGCATCACCTACAGCA GCCAGTGTTAATGAAAGCATATGGCGTTCATTAGAAGAGGACTTGGTTCCATCACTGACTACTGTCAGGACTAATTGGCTAGAGATACACTCAAAGATTCTCCCCAAAAAGCTTAAAGATTCAAATGTTTGTGTTGCTGGAG AAGCAGTGAGGGTTGATATTGAATTAAAAAATCCTTTGCAAATTCCCATAACTGTATCTAGTGTATCCCTGATGTGTGAGCTTTCCACAAGTTCAGATGAGACAACATCTG ATGCTAATAGCCCAGCACAGGAGGTTCAGAACAATGATGAATCTATTGAGATAACCAGCAG GGAAACAAGTCGAAATGATTCCTCCTTTTCTTTGTCAAAGGTTAACTTTTCATTAGAAGGAGGTAAAACAATCATG GTGCAACTAACGGTTACTCCAACAGTAGAAGGGATTTTACACATTGTTGGCATAAGGTGGAATCTGTCAGGTGCTGTTGTTGGTTTTCATAATTTTGAGTCATATCCTATCAAGAAAAAAAGTTCAAAGGGAAGAAGACGGAGTGCTAGCCGTTCTTCTGATGACAGCCTGAAGTTTGTGGTGATCAAG AGTCTACCAAAACTTGAGGGCGTCATTCGGCCATTACCCACAAGTGTGTATGCAGGAGATGTACAACAACTTGTACTGGAGTTGAGAAATCAATCAGAATCTGCTGTTAAA AACTTGAAGATGAAGGTCAGTCATCCAAGATTTCTGAATATTGGGAGTCAGGAAAGTTTGGATGTGGAATTTCCTGCTTGCTTGGAAATGAAGACAAATTCTGGACAAAGTTCTATACAACCTAATCCTGGTAACACGTCTCAACCTGTGTTTCTGTTTCCAGAG GACACAATTATCAAAGGGGAAACACCATTATTGTGGCCTCTTTGGTTTCGGGCTGCTGTTCCTGGAAATATTTCCTTATACATAACCATATACTATGAGATAGAAGATACATCAAGCACTATGAGATACCGCACCCTTGCCATGCATCATAATTTGCAG GTATTGCCATCCTTAGACATCGCATTCCAAGTCAGTCCTTGCCCGTCAAAATTGCAAGAGTTCCTTGTGCGGATGGACATTATCAACAAAACCAGTGCAGACAGTTTTCAGGTCCATCAGTTATCGTCTGTTGGAGAAAACTGGGCAATCTCCCTGCTTCAGCCTGCTCATACTGAATTTCCTTCACAATGTCTAATGGCCGGTCAATCATTGTCTTGTTTTTTCATGCTTAAG GATCAGAGGAAAACAGTGACTTCAGAGGACAAGACATCTTCTGTTTCCATTCCTCTTGGAAATGTTGTCGGATTGGGTCCTCAGGGTAGCGCTGGACTACTTTTTGATACATCAAGCTCTCCACTGGCTGATTTCCACAATTGTGAAAGAATGCACCAGGAAATTTCACATCAG AGCCACTCAACAGTTGACTTCATATTGATCTCTCAGCTGCTAAAGGGCGATCCTCATTCTGGAATTCCGGATCCATCGCATCTTTTTTCTCACCATTCATGTCATTGCAG TATTGCAAGCAGAAGCCCTATATCGTGGCACGTAGATGGGCCTCGAACATTATATCACAACTTCTCTGCATCCTTTTGTGAAATTAAACTAAGTATGACAATATACAACTCATCCAACTCCATTGCATCTGTGCGCATAAGCAATCACGACTCCAGTGGCAATTCAAATGAATCAACATCAGCTACAACTTATGAAAATCAAGTAGGTTGGCACGATGTCTCACTAGTTACTGACATAAAAGTCACATCTGATGTCCTTGCAACTCAATCTGGAAAACCACCATCTCTTGAATCTGTTTCTCCATACATATGGTCTGCTGCAAGTTCAACTAGAGTCCGTATCGAGCCCATGTCAACGATCGATATTCCCCTTCAGATTTCTGTATTTTCATCGGGGACATATGATATTTCAAACTATGAGTTGCATTGGAATCTTCTACTGCCCAATGGTGAAAAAAATGTTGATTCTTCAGGTACATGCCAGGGGTATCCCTATTATCTCACCGTGCTCCAATCTGCTTGA
- the LOC133823584 gene encoding uncharacterized protein LOC133823584 isoform X4: MIIKTALLRTRILTEMRSTFGSDCQLLCINSSECGVVEHQDNPWGLYKSDASPGQKLGCFLDVDDLNEMKDIMQDLSTKHIIPYMEQKIRLLNQQVSATRKGFKNQIKNLWWRKGKDEVVESSNGSTYTFSSIESQIRVLGDYAFMLRDYELALSNYRLISMDYKLDKAWKRYAGVQEMTGLTYFMLDQSRKEAEYCMENAFNTYLKIGPSGQQNATRCGLWWVEMLKTRDQFKEAATVYFRVCGEEPLHSAVMLEQASYCYLLSKPPMSHKYGFHLVLSGERYKKSDQIKHAIRTYKNAISVYKETTWSHIKDHVHFNIGQWYANLGNYDLAASHVLEVLACSHQSKATQDIFLKHFLQIVQKTGKTIEVSKLRLPEINVSSLKVIFEDHRTYASPTAASVNESIWRSLEEDLVPSLTTVRTNWLEIHSKILPKKLKDSNVCVAGEAVRVDIELKNPLQIPITVSSVSLMCELSTSSDETTSDANSPAQEVQNNDESIEITSRETSRNDSSFSLSKVNFSLEGGKTIMVQLTVTPTVEGILHIVGIRWNLSGAVVGFHNFESYPIKKKSSKGRRRSASRSSDDSLKFVVIKSLPKLEGVIRPLPTSVYAGDVQQLVLELRNQSESAVKNLKMKVSHPRFLNIGSQESLDVEFPACLEMKTNSGQSSIQPNPGNTSQPVFLFPEDTIIKGETPLLWPLWFRAAVPGNISLYITIYYEIEDTSSTMRYRTLAMHHNLQVLPSLDIAFQVSPCPSKLQEFLVRMDIINKTSADSFQVHQLSSVGENWAISLLQPAHTEFPSQCLMAGQSLSCFFMLKDQRKTVTSEDKTSSVSIPLGNVVGLGPQGSAGLLFDTSSSPLADFHNCERMHQEISHQSHSTVDFILISQLLKGDPHSGIPDPSHLFSHHSCHCSIASRSPISWHVDGPRTLYHNFSASFCEIKLSMTIYNSSNSIASVRISNHDSSGNSNESTSATTYENQVGWHDVSLVTDIKVTSDVLATQSGKPPSLESVSPYIWSAASSTRVRIEPMSTIDIPLQISVFSSGTYDISNYELHWNLLLPNGEKNVDSSGTCQGYPYYLTVLQSA, from the exons ATGATAATCAAGACGGCACTTCTGAGAA CTAGGATTTTAACTGAGATGAGGAGCACCTTTGGTTCTGACTGTCAATTACTTTGCATAAATTCCTCTGAATGTGGTGTGGTTGAACATCAGGATAATCCTTGGGGGCTTTAT AAATCTGATGCATCCCCTGGTCAGAAACTCGGTTGCTTCCTTGATGTTGATGATCTTAATGAG ATGAAAGATATCATGCAAGATTTGTCAACAAAACACATCATTCCTTACATGGAGCAGAAGATACGTCTACTCAATCAACAG GTTTCTGCAACAAGGAAGGGATTTAAAAACCAAATTAAAAACTTGTGGTGGAGAAAAGGCAAAGATGAAGTTGTAGAATCGTCCAATGGTTCGAC GTACACCTTCAGTTCCATTGAATCTCAGATTAGAGTATTGGGTGATTATGCCTTCATGCTGAGAGATTATGAACTTGCATTGTCAAACTATCGTTTAATTTCAATggattacaagcttgataaagcgTGGAAGCGCTACGCTGGTGTGCAG GAAATGACGGGGCTTACATACTTCATGCTAGATCAATCGAGAAAGGAGGCAGAGTATTGCATGGAAAATGCGTTTAATACTTATTTA AAAATTGGGCCATCTGGTCAGCAAAACGCAACACGGTGTGGTCTTTGGTGGGTAGAAATGCTGAAGACAAGAGATCAGTTTAAAGAGGCTGCCACGGTTTACTTTCGTGTTTGTGGTGAG GAACCACTACATTCTGCTGTAATGCTTGAGCAAGCATCTTATTGCTACTTGTTGTCCAAGCCACCGATGTCGCACAAATATGGATTTCATCTTGTTCTTTCCGGCGAGCGTTACAAAAAAAGTGATCAG ATTAAACATGCAATACGTACATATAAAAATGCCATTTCAGTTTACAAAGAAACTACATGGAGCCATATTAAGGACCATGTGCATTTCAATATTGGACA ATGGTATGCGAATCTTGGGAATTATGACTTGGCTGCCTCTCATGTATTGGAGGTTCTGGCCTGTAGTCATCAGTCCAAGGCAACACAGGACATATTTCTTAAGCACTTTCTTCAAATTGTTCAG AAAACAGGAAAGACGATTGAAGTTTCGAAACTTCGATTGCCTGAGATTAACGTCTCatcccttaaggtcatttttgaaGATCATCGAACATATGCATCACCTACAGCA GCCAGTGTTAATGAAAGCATATGGCGTTCATTAGAAGAGGACTTGGTTCCATCACTGACTACTGTCAGGACTAATTGGCTAGAGATACACTCAAAGATTCTCCCCAAAAAGCTTAAAGATTCAAATGTTTGTGTTGCTGGAG AAGCAGTGAGGGTTGATATTGAATTAAAAAATCCTTTGCAAATTCCCATAACTGTATCTAGTGTATCCCTGATGTGTGAGCTTTCCACAAGTTCAGATGAGACAACATCTG ATGCTAATAGCCCAGCACAGGAGGTTCAGAACAATGATGAATCTATTGAGATAACCAGCAG GGAAACAAGTCGAAATGATTCCTCCTTTTCTTTGTCAAAGGTTAACTTTTCATTAGAAGGAGGTAAAACAATCATG GTGCAACTAACGGTTACTCCAACAGTAGAAGGGATTTTACACATTGTTGGCATAAGGTGGAATCTGTCAGGTGCTGTTGTTGGTTTTCATAATTTTGAGTCATATCCTATCAAGAAAAAAAGTTCAAAGGGAAGAAGACGGAGTGCTAGCCGTTCTTCTGATGACAGCCTGAAGTTTGTGGTGATCAAG AGTCTACCAAAACTTGAGGGCGTCATTCGGCCATTACCCACAAGTGTGTATGCAGGAGATGTACAACAACTTGTACTGGAGTTGAGAAATCAATCAGAATCTGCTGTTAAA AACTTGAAGATGAAGGTCAGTCATCCAAGATTTCTGAATATTGGGAGTCAGGAAAGTTTGGATGTGGAATTTCCTGCTTGCTTGGAAATGAAGACAAATTCTGGACAAAGTTCTATACAACCTAATCCTGGTAACACGTCTCAACCTGTGTTTCTGTTTCCAGAG GACACAATTATCAAAGGGGAAACACCATTATTGTGGCCTCTTTGGTTTCGGGCTGCTGTTCCTGGAAATATTTCCTTATACATAACCATATACTATGAGATAGAAGATACATCAAGCACTATGAGATACCGCACCCTTGCCATGCATCATAATTTGCAG GTATTGCCATCCTTAGACATCGCATTCCAAGTCAGTCCTTGCCCGTCAAAATTGCAAGAGTTCCTTGTGCGGATGGACATTATCAACAAAACCAGTGCAGACAGTTTTCAGGTCCATCAGTTATCGTCTGTTGGAGAAAACTGGGCAATCTCCCTGCTTCAGCCTGCTCATACTGAATTTCCTTCACAATGTCTAATGGCCGGTCAATCATTGTCTTGTTTTTTCATGCTTAAG GATCAGAGGAAAACAGTGACTTCAGAGGACAAGACATCTTCTGTTTCCATTCCTCTTGGAAATGTTGTCGGATTGGGTCCTCAGGGTAGCGCTGGACTACTTTTTGATACATCAAGCTCTCCACTGGCTGATTTCCACAATTGTGAAAGAATGCACCAGGAAATTTCACATCAG AGCCACTCAACAGTTGACTTCATATTGATCTCTCAGCTGCTAAAGGGCGATCCTCATTCTGGAATTCCGGATCCATCGCATCTTTTTTCTCACCATTCATGTCATTGCAG TATTGCAAGCAGAAGCCCTATATCGTGGCACGTAGATGGGCCTCGAACATTATATCACAACTTCTCTGCATCCTTTTGTGAAATTAAACTAAGTATGACAATATACAACTCATCCAACTCCATTGCATCTGTGCGCATAAGCAATCACGACTCCAGTGGCAATTCAAATGAATCAACATCAGCTACAACTTATGAAAATCAAGTAGGTTGGCACGATGTCTCACTAGTTACTGACATAAAAGTCACATCTGATGTCCTTGCAACTCAATCTGGAAAACCACCATCTCTTGAATCTGTTTCTCCATACATATGGTCTGCTGCAAGTTCAACTAGAGTCCGTATCGAGCCCATGTCAACGATCGATATTCCCCTTCAGATTTCTGTATTTTCATCGGGGACATATGATATTTCAAACTATGAGTTGCATTGGAATCTTCTACTGCCCAATGGTGAAAAAAATGTTGATTCTTCAGGTACATGCCAGGGGTATCCCTATTATCTCACCGTGCTCCAATCTGCTTGA